Genomic DNA from uncultured Desulfuromusa sp.:
ATGCAGATGGATCTTCTGGATAAAGACTTTCTTGCTTTTACCGATGATAATTCTGAAGAAATGAATGTTGTTTATCGTCGTAAAGATGGAAATTATGGCTTAATCGTTCCGCAAGGAAGTTAAGTATTTGTGAGACGGGTCTTTTTCGCAAAACGAAAAAGGCCCGTAGTTTTTTTGCTGTCCAGATAAGATTGTGATTATGAAAATATCAGAGCTTCTTGATCCAAAGGCTATTGTTGCCGACCTTCAGGCTAAAGACAAACCGAAAGCGCTTATTGAGCTGACCGACTCGTTAATCTCATGTGAGCCTTCGTTGAACCGGGATGATGTTATTACCGTCCTTCAGGAACGGGAAAGGCTTGGTAGCACAGGGATTGGTGACGGTGTCGCAATCCCTCATGGTAAATTGGCCGGAATCCCTGAACTGAAATTAGTTTTTGGCCGCAGTCATTCCGGGGTTGATTTCGATTCGATGGACGGCCAACCGGCGTACCTGTTTTTTCTGTTGATTGCTCCCGAAGAATCGGTGGGAATTCACCTGAAGACACTGGCCAGGATCTCAAAACTCTTGAAAGATGCTGCCGTCAGAAAGAAACTTCTGGAAGCTTCTGACCAAAAGGCTATCTATCAGGTCATTCTTGATGAAGAAGGATAAACCTGATTCCAGAGACC
This window encodes:
- a CDS encoding PTS sugar transporter subunit IIA, giving the protein MKISELLDPKAIVADLQAKDKPKALIELTDSLISCEPSLNRDDVITVLQERERLGSTGIGDGVAIPHGKLAGIPELKLVFGRSHSGVDFDSMDGQPAYLFFLLIAPEESVGIHLKTLARISKLLKDAAVRKKLLEASDQKAIYQVILDEEG